Proteins encoded together in one Tripterygium wilfordii isolate XIE 37 chromosome 14, ASM1340144v1, whole genome shotgun sequence window:
- the LOC120015772 gene encoding casbene synthase, chloroplastic-like, producing the protein MEAIIEQETIRPLGYYPETVWVYEDFASFSANDSAFESYTEQVDELKMQVKDMLINLTTDPVEKLKLIDALCRLGVSYQVKSEIEDQMNLIFNLQLNLDDRDYDLYTVALVLRVFRQHGFKMSFG; encoded by the exons ATGGAAGCAATTATCGAGCAGGAGACCATTCGCCCGTTGGGGTATTATCCAGAAACAGTGTGGGTTTATGAAGACTTTGCTTCCTTCAGCGCAAATGATTCA GCATTCGAGTCATACACAGAACAAGTAGATGAGCTGAAAATGCAAGTGAAAGATATGCTGATTAACCTTACGACTGATCCAGtggagaaattgaaattgatCGATGCACTATGTCGCTTGGGTGTATCATACCAAGTCAAGAGTGAGATTGAAGACCAAATGAATCTAATTTTCAATCTTCAACTTAACCTTGATGATCGTGACTACGATCTATACACCGTGGCACTTGTACTTCGAGTATTTAGACAACATGGGTTCAAAATGTCGTTTGGTTAG